Proteins co-encoded in one Acipenser ruthenus chromosome 3, fAciRut3.2 maternal haplotype, whole genome shotgun sequence genomic window:
- the LOC117394194 gene encoding carbonic anhydrase-related protein-like produces the protein MADNTIEESDYYPDKDDLEWGYEEGVEWGLVFPEANGEYQSPINLNSREARYDPTLLQVRLSPNYVVCRDSEVINDGHTVRILLRSKSVVTGGPLPREHEYELHEVRFHWGRENQRGSEHTVNFKAFPMELHLIHWNTTLYSSIDEALGKMNGILIIALFVQIGKEHLGLKAITEILQDIQYKGKTKIIPCFNPNTLLPDPLLRDYWVYEGSLTMPPCSENVTWILYRYPLTVSQIQIEEFRRLRSHVKGAELPEGSDGLLGDNFRPTQPLSDRIIRAAFQ, from the exons GTGTGGAATGGGGTCTAGTGTTTCCTGAAGCTAATGGGGAATATCAGTCTCCAATTAACCTCAACTCCAGGGAGGCTAGGTATGACCCAACACTACTACAAGTACGCCTGTCTCCGAATTATGTTGTGTGCCGGGACTCTGAAGTTATAAATGATGGCCATACAGTTCGGATACTGCTTAGGTCAAAATCAG TTGTTACAGGAGGCCCGTTACCTAGAGAACATGAATATGAATTACACGAGGTTCGATTTCACTGGGGGAGGGAGAATCAGCGTGGCTCTGAACACACAGTTAATTTCAAAGCTTTTCCCATGGAG CTTCATCTAATTCACTGGAACACTACACTATACAGCAGTATTGATGAGGCATTGGGGAAGATGAATGGAATACTTATTATTGCTTTGTTTGTGCAG aTAGGCAAAGAGCATCTAGGTCTGAAGGCAATTACAGAAATCCTTCAAGATATCCAGTACAAG GGGAAGACAAAAATCATTCCATGTTTTAATCCAAACACACTGCTGCCTG ATCCCCTTCTTCGAGATTACTGGGTGTATGAGGGCTCCCTCACCATGCCCCCTTGCAGTGAAAATGTCACTTGGATTTTATACCGTTACCCTCTGACTGTGTCCCAGATTCAG ATCGAGGAGTTTCGAAGGCTAAGATCCCATGTAAAAGGTGCAGAGCTCCCTGAAGGAAGTGACGGGCTGTTAGGAGATAATTTCAGACCAACCCAACCTCTCAGTGACAGAATCATCAGAGCTGCTTTCCAGTAG